In Bythopirellula goksoeyrii, a single window of DNA contains:
- a CDS encoding ZIP family metal transporter, whose protein sequence is MNSNVLLTYYCLLVLLVSIAGGMIPIWIRLTHRWMECAVSFVAGVMLGIGLLHMLPHALEQATSSGLPPAAANMQVMLWLLAGLLAMFFIERFFCFHHHEVEDGEVTCHHGPESGHDHSHGHNLSWSGAALGLTLHSVIEGIALAAGVAHGHESVRLAGFGTFLVIVLHKPFDSMTIATLMAHGGWSLTWRHVVNGLFALAIPLGILIFRFGMMSEGGGGETLSHALAFAAGTFLCIALSDLLPELQFHDHDRGKLSAALLLGLALAWGISQLESTTHSHPPALPTETIQNVPTEILQP, encoded by the coding sequence ATGAATTCCAATGTACTGCTCACCTATTATTGTCTGTTGGTTCTGTTGGTGTCCATCGCCGGTGGGATGATCCCCATCTGGATTCGGCTGACCCATCGCTGGATGGAATGCGCTGTCAGCTTCGTGGCCGGAGTGATGTTGGGGATTGGACTTCTTCACATGCTGCCCCATGCGCTAGAGCAGGCGACAAGCTCTGGATTGCCCCCCGCAGCAGCCAACATGCAGGTCATGCTGTGGCTTTTGGCGGGTCTATTGGCAATGTTTTTCATCGAGCGTTTTTTTTGTTTTCACCACCATGAAGTCGAAGATGGTGAAGTCACCTGCCATCATGGTCCTGAGAGTGGCCATGATCACAGCCACGGTCACAATCTCTCTTGGAGCGGCGCTGCATTGGGACTCACGCTGCACAGCGTGATCGAAGGGATCGCCCTGGCAGCAGGCGTAGCCCACGGACATGAGTCGGTGCGACTAGCGGGATTCGGTACGTTTCTAGTAATAGTCCTGCACAAGCCGTTTGATTCCATGACGATCGCCACGCTTATGGCCCACGGCGGCTGGTCGCTCACCTGGCGACACGTGGTCAACGGGCTATTTGCATTGGCAATCCCACTGGGGATCCTCATATTCCGCTTCGGCATGATGAGCGAAGGGGGCGGAGGCGAAACCTTGTCTCACGCGTTGGCTTTCGCTGCAGGTACGTTCCTTTGTATCGCGCTGAGCGACCTCCTGCCGGAACTGCAATTCCACGACCACGACCGCGGCAAACTCTCGGCAGCGTTGTTATTGGGCCTAGCCCTGGCCTGGGGAATCAGCCAACTCGAGAGCACAACCCATTCGCACCCCCCTGCCCTGCCGACCGAGACTATACAAAATGTCCCAACTGAAATCCTCCAGCCATGA
- the dtd gene encoding D-aminoacyl-tRNA deacylase, with amino-acid sequence MRACIQRVSRARVVVDSETVGKIGGGVLVLLGVAAADTDAELNWLADKIVGLRIFEDADGKMNCSLADVEGQVLVVSQFTLYGDCRKGRRPSFISAAPPEMAEAMYEKFVARLIEQGISTAMGRFRTHMEVELVNDGPVTIWIDTEKG; translated from the coding sequence ATGAGAGCATGTATTCAACGAGTTTCCCGCGCCCGAGTCGTTGTCGATTCCGAAACCGTCGGGAAGATCGGCGGGGGGGTACTCGTGCTCTTGGGAGTCGCTGCTGCAGATACCGACGCCGAACTCAACTGGCTGGCCGACAAGATCGTCGGTCTGCGTATTTTTGAGGATGCCGATGGCAAGATGAACTGCTCCCTAGCGGACGTCGAGGGTCAAGTTTTGGTGGTGAGTCAATTCACCCTCTACGGCGATTGCCGCAAGGGCCGTCGGCCCAGTTTCATCTCGGCGGCACCACCAGAAATGGCGGAGGCAATGTACGAGAAATTCGTCGCTCGATTGATTGAGCAGGGGATCTCAACTGCCATGGGCCGGTTCCGCACTCACATGGAAGTGGAACTTGTGAACGATGGACCCGTGACAATTTGGATCGATACGGAGAAGGGTTGA
- a CDS encoding DoxX family protein has protein sequence MTIETKLDRLTKPAILFARIALAASFLSAVADRFGLWGEAGSGEVAWGSFPAFVEYTGMLLWFLPKSLVIVSAWIATMLEGLLAIGLLIGYRLRLVALASCLLLLSFALSMTFSTGAEGPLSYSVWTAAAAALLLATHPSV, from the coding sequence ATGACAATCGAAACTAAGCTAGACAGGCTTACTAAACCTGCAATTCTTTTCGCACGAATTGCCCTGGCGGCATCATTTCTCTCAGCAGTAGCCGATCGGTTCGGCCTGTGGGGTGAAGCAGGCTCCGGCGAAGTTGCCTGGGGCAGTTTTCCTGCATTCGTCGAATACACAGGGATGCTGCTTTGGTTTCTTCCGAAGTCGTTGGTAATCGTCTCCGCCTGGATAGCAACGATGCTTGAAGGCCTGTTGGCGATTGGACTGCTCATCGGATACCGGCTGCGACTTGTCGCGCTGGCCAGCTGCCTATTGTTGCTCTCTTTCGCACTATCGATGACATTCAGTACCGGAGCAGAAGGCCCCTTGTCCTACTCTGTTTGGACCGCTGCAGCAGCCGCGTTATTACTTGCTACGCATCCTTCTGTATGA